A genomic window from Fibrobacterota bacterium includes:
- a CDS encoding glycosyltransferase family 2 protein, producing MDVIIVLYRSADCIGDALASLPAHVGIILVENLPGDGSVDAALGMRPDAIVLRPGRNLGFGGACNLAIGRSSAPFLLMLNPDASLATDCLDQLVGHLGANPSCGAVGPLVLRSDDGTIDSAGMDVLAPGWTRDRSRGLRENDAPKPGIVSCLSAGVLLLRRNALESIGRHPDAFWADLFLYNEDVELSFALRQGGWELHFHPRARAFHAVGGSSPPRRPIRAMAARNRLLTGIVHLGWRDLLRPTSLLRWAWRIAMDTPRLLDNFRLPELRSALPPLAKQLPGRRARIRKRVR from the coding sequence GTGGATGTCATCATCGTCCTCTACCGGTCCGCCGACTGCATTGGCGACGCCCTGGCCTCCCTACCCGCCCACGTCGGGATCATCCTGGTGGAAAACCTGCCCGGCGACGGCTCGGTGGACGCGGCCCTGGGGATGCGACCAGACGCGATCGTGCTGCGCCCTGGAAGGAATCTCGGCTTCGGAGGGGCCTGCAACCTCGCGATCGGCCGAAGCTCCGCGCCGTTTCTGTTGATGTTGAATCCGGATGCGTCGCTTGCGACCGACTGCTTGGATCAACTCGTCGGGCATCTGGGTGCGAATCCATCCTGTGGGGCGGTGGGACCGTTGGTCTTGCGCTCCGATGATGGAACGATCGATTCCGCCGGCATGGATGTGCTCGCCCCTGGCTGGACCCGCGACCGATCGCGCGGTCTTCGCGAAAACGACGCACCGAAGCCGGGAATCGTCTCCTGCCTTTCCGCCGGAGTGCTTCTTCTGCGCCGCAATGCCCTGGAATCCATCGGACGCCATCCCGATGCGTTCTGGGCCGACCTTTTCCTCTACAACGAGGATGTCGAACTTTCCTTCGCGCTGCGCCAGGGAGGGTGGGAACTCCACTTCCATCCTCGCGCGCGAGCGTTCCATGCGGTGGGAGGATCGAGCCCGCCCCGACGCCCCATCCGTGCCATGGCCGCGCGCAATCGCCTGCTCACGGGGATCGTCCATCTGGGCTGGCGCGACCTCCTGCGGCCCACGAGCCTTCTTCGCTGGGCGTGGCGGATCGCGATGGACACCCCCAGACTCCTGGACAATTTCCGTCTTCCCGAACTGAGATCGGCG
- a CDS encoding glycosyltransferase — MSLSQTSSPTDVLRLLYCSSEPRGTACSMIRVVAPLQRDPRIELRWYDDAPIRESLHWAHAVIIQRNFPSSSLAKRRILRNIYSTDLPLIYETDDNLLATPESNPHHANHREGRPYLARAMRKCDALILSTEELAREFAGTKRNLVVPNLLDETLWPVVPVVRQAPRLRIGFAGSPTHQDDLALCEVALERLAQRHGDRLEFVFLGCITERLSRLPNTTFIEFQPDYASYARTLGNAGIHIGIAPLRDTRFNRAKSAIKWMEMSACGIAGVYADLEPYRQVIRTQTEGLLAGPSPDQWYEALDRLVVDPSLRIRIAETAQSILVNKHTLASQQGLLPEALLRMVSEIRADRRTVPLGPLRRLISSLRI, encoded by the coding sequence ATGTCCCTCTCACAAACCAGCTCGCCGACCGATGTCCTGCGACTGCTCTATTGCAGTTCCGAACCGAGGGGAACGGCTTGCAGCATGATCCGCGTGGTCGCTCCATTGCAACGCGATCCTCGCATCGAGCTTCGCTGGTACGACGACGCCCCGATCCGTGAATCCCTGCATTGGGCCCATGCGGTGATCATCCAACGCAATTTTCCAAGTTCATCCTTGGCCAAACGCCGGATTCTCCGAAACATCTATTCGACCGATCTCCCTCTGATCTACGAGACCGACGACAACCTGCTTGCCACACCGGAGTCCAATCCCCACCACGCCAACCACCGAGAAGGCCGCCCTTACTTGGCACGCGCGATGCGCAAGTGCGACGCGCTGATCCTGAGCACGGAAGAATTGGCGCGCGAATTCGCAGGGACCAAGCGAAACCTCGTGGTGCCCAATCTCCTCGATGAAACCCTGTGGCCTGTGGTCCCCGTCGTGCGGCAGGCCCCTCGGCTGCGCATCGGCTTCGCAGGATCCCCCACCCACCAGGACGATCTCGCGCTGTGTGAAGTCGCTCTGGAACGCCTGGCCCAACGACACGGCGATCGGCTGGAATTCGTTTTCCTCGGATGCATCACCGAACGCCTCTCACGGCTCCCCAACACGACGTTCATCGAATTCCAACCCGACTACGCTTCGTACGCCCGAACGCTTGGAAATGCGGGAATCCACATCGGCATCGCTCCGCTGCGCGACACGAGGTTCAATCGAGCCAAGAGCGCGATCAAGTGGATGGAAATGTCCGCCTGCGGAATCGCGGGCGTCTACGCGGACCTCGAACCGTATCGACAGGTGATCCGAACCCAAACGGAAGGACTGCTGGCGGGCCCGTCTCCGGACCAGTGGTACGAGGCTCTCGACCGCTTGGTGGTCGATCCGTCCCTGCGAATCCGCATCGCCGAAACCGCTCAGTCAATTCTTGTCAACAAGCACACGCTCGCGAGCCAGCAAGGGCTCCTGCCCGAGGCGCTGCTGCGGATGGTATCCGAGATCCGAGCGGACAGGCGAACCGTTCCGCTCGGGCCGCTCCGCCGGCTGATCTCCTCCCTGCGGATCTGA
- a CDS encoding ABC transporter permease, with protein MKEVDERDWVRISPDGMGIVRALKELAQAWDLFRLLVGRHLKIRFAQTAMGAVWVLLQPLMTALIFSILFGTFVKVPSEGLPYVVFAYPAMVLWTFFAQALEKGNSSLLAEERLITKVYFPRLVIPLAASTSMLADFVISALLIIPIGLIFSVQVKFSVFFAILALPPVYILGSSLGMLFASLSIRFRDFRQLAPFLVQVWFYGTPVVYALGVVPENFRTGLLLNPLSAPILLFRHAFTGTQAPPLWSLGWSYGVTLVVAVISLFVFRRVERRMADWL; from the coding sequence ATGAAGGAAGTGGATGAGCGGGACTGGGTCCGGATTTCTCCCGATGGAATGGGAATCGTTCGAGCCTTGAAGGAACTTGCTCAAGCTTGGGATTTGTTCCGGCTGCTGGTTGGAAGGCATCTCAAGATCCGGTTTGCGCAGACGGCGATGGGCGCCGTGTGGGTGCTCCTGCAACCCTTGATGACGGCGTTGATCTTCAGCATCCTCTTCGGCACCTTCGTCAAAGTGCCCTCCGAGGGGTTGCCCTATGTCGTCTTCGCCTATCCCGCCATGGTGCTTTGGACGTTTTTCGCCCAAGCCTTGGAGAAGGGCAACAGCTCCTTGTTGGCGGAGGAGAGGCTGATCACGAAGGTCTATTTTCCGCGCCTGGTGATCCCCTTGGCCGCATCCACTTCGATGCTGGCCGATTTCGTCATTTCCGCTTTGCTGATCATTCCGATCGGCCTGATCTTTTCCGTGCAGGTGAAATTTTCCGTATTTTTCGCAATCCTCGCCTTGCCGCCGGTCTACATCCTCGGCTCCTCCCTGGGAATGCTCTTCGCCTCGCTCAGCATCCGGTTCAGGGACTTTCGCCAACTGGCTCCCTTTCTGGTTCAGGTCTGGTTCTACGGGACTCCGGTGGTGTATGCTCTCGGGGTCGTTCCGGAAAACTTCCGAACGGGGCTGTTGCTCAATCCGCTCAGCGCACCCATCCTGTTGTTCCGCCACGCATTCACGGGAACCCAGGCGCCGCCTCTCTGGAGCCTGGGCTGGAGTTACGGTGTCACCCTGGTGGTGGCGGTGATTTCACTGTTCGTCTTCAGGCGGGTGGAACGAAGAATGGCGGATTGGCTATGA
- a CDS encoding FkbM family methyltransferase: protein MGLERLFGKLKKKSASVSDEGGLLTYQIGSIEIEVPPSFCLPRFQSEHRLYDRFLPVLAECLDQDSIVIDVGANIGDTAIAMMQKCRNNFVCIEASELFAGYLNRNIERLPEFERSRLKVIQKFVGTGGITGELKHAEGGTATLSVASDSAAVTHVALDLLVNPSANVGVIKVDTDGFDFDVISSAERVLEESEPVLFWENEVRERFQLDGFVKMMELLRGKGYSHFWVFDNFGNLMLSETGIDEILALNEYVYSMNQSRSTRTIYYVDVLATTNRRLDIAKSAIQKYRSEWVAAL, encoded by the coding sequence ATGGGACTTGAAAGACTGTTCGGAAAACTTAAAAAGAAAAGTGCATCCGTATCTGATGAAGGTGGCTTGCTGACGTATCAGATTGGGTCAATTGAAATCGAAGTTCCCCCAAGTTTTTGCCTTCCAAGATTTCAATCCGAGCATCGCCTGTATGATCGATTCCTTCCGGTTCTTGCTGAATGTTTGGACCAAGACTCGATCGTGATCGATGTGGGTGCCAATATTGGTGATACTGCCATAGCGATGATGCAGAAATGTCGGAATAATTTCGTTTGTATCGAAGCCTCCGAGCTTTTTGCTGGGTATCTAAATCGAAACATTGAACGACTCCCTGAATTTGAGCGGAGCCGCCTTAAGGTGATTCAAAAGTTTGTAGGTACCGGAGGAATTACCGGGGAGCTCAAACACGCCGAGGGCGGAACCGCAACCTTATCTGTCGCCTCAGATTCTGCTGCGGTGACCCATGTTGCATTGGATTTACTGGTCAATCCGAGTGCCAATGTTGGCGTGATCAAAGTGGATACGGACGGATTCGATTTCGACGTGATTTCTTCGGCGGAAAGAGTCCTTGAAGAGTCAGAGCCTGTCTTGTTCTGGGAAAATGAAGTTCGCGAGCGATTCCAATTGGATGGCTTTGTGAAAATGATGGAACTGCTTAGGGGCAAAGGTTATTCTCATTTTTGGGTTTTCGATAACTTCGGGAACTTGATGCTGTCTGAGACAGGGATTGACGAGATTCTCGCCCTCAATGAATATGTTTATTCGATGAATCAATCAAGGAGCACAAGGACGATTTATTATGTGGATGTCCTTGCGACTACAAATCGTCGTTTGGATATTGCAAAATCGGCGATTCAAAAATACCGAAGCGAATGGGTTGCAGCCTTGTGA
- a CDS encoding glycosyltransferase family 4 protein: protein MRVLLDGQIFEMQRIGGISKYFCELISGSKSQSDVEFLLPVAHSKNIHLSALNRFKDVFNSGPCAYKKFLVPFRFPGKGFLYRSYLRFWEARKGNKSVFQRALREKNYDVFHPTYYGGWSDLSQLECPVVVTVHDMIHELLPEFVPDDGTSDQKRKAVMAAKLIIAISESTKVDLVRLWGVSPDKVTVVHHGSNFKERSTLDLTLDGLPAKFILFVGERRGYKNFWIFARAISDLMESDPDLNLVVVGRPFDSAEQIELRALCYHPRILHFQPSDAQLAGVYGKATCFVFPSLYEGFGFPILEAMSNGCPVAMSSTSSFPEVGGEAAIYFDPTNSLEIQGAVQRLLVDEDLRLRLIQLGLERVKLFTWEKAVKETVAVYEMAVRGA, encoded by the coding sequence TTGCGAGTATTGCTCGATGGGCAAATTTTTGAAATGCAGCGGATTGGTGGTATTTCAAAGTATTTCTGCGAGTTGATCTCAGGTTCGAAATCGCAGAGTGATGTGGAGTTTCTTCTTCCTGTCGCGCACTCAAAAAATATTCACTTGTCTGCCCTGAATCGGTTTAAAGATGTTTTTAATTCCGGCCCTTGCGCGTATAAAAAATTCCTTGTCCCATTTCGGTTCCCCGGTAAAGGTTTTCTGTATCGAAGTTATCTTCGGTTTTGGGAGGCCCGCAAAGGGAATAAATCTGTCTTTCAAAGGGCGTTGAGAGAGAAAAACTACGATGTTTTTCATCCGACATATTATGGCGGATGGTCAGATTTATCTCAATTGGAATGTCCAGTCGTTGTCACTGTTCATGACATGATTCATGAGCTGTTGCCCGAATTTGTCCCGGATGATGGAACTTCGGATCAAAAGCGCAAAGCAGTCATGGCGGCAAAGCTTATTATCGCAATTTCCGAGAGTACCAAAGTCGATCTTGTTCGTTTATGGGGTGTTTCGCCAGACAAAGTGACAGTGGTTCATCATGGCAGCAATTTTAAGGAAAGATCAACACTGGATCTCACCCTTGATGGGTTACCGGCGAAATTCATCCTATTTGTAGGAGAGCGTCGAGGGTACAAAAATTTCTGGATCTTTGCTCGTGCGATATCTGATTTAATGGAAAGTGATCCAGATTTGAATCTGGTGGTGGTTGGCCGGCCGTTTGATTCAGCGGAGCAAATCGAGCTGAGGGCTCTTTGCTATCATCCACGAATTCTCCATTTTCAGCCAAGCGATGCGCAATTGGCTGGTGTCTATGGGAAAGCTACGTGCTTTGTGTTTCCTTCGCTCTACGAAGGATTTGGATTCCCAATCCTCGAAGCCATGTCAAATGGCTGTCCAGTGGCGATGTCGTCAACTTCGTCGTTTCCCGAGGTTGGTGGTGAAGCTGCGATCTATTTTGACCCGACAAATAGCCTTGAGATTCAGGGCGCTGTACAGCGTTTGCTCGTTGATGAGGATTTGCGGTTGAGATTGATCCAGCTTGGGCTGGAGAGAGTGAAATTATTCACTTGGGAGAAAGCAGTGAAAGAGACTGTAGCCGTCTATGAAATGGCTGTGCGTGGAGCGTAA
- a CDS encoding ATP-binding cassette domain-containing protein — protein MTRPIMEVRGLGKSYVVPAPGQKWSSDFSETVVELARSAISGRLFRPRRMEKFWALKDVTFSVNPGEVLALAGHNGAGKSTLLKVLSRITSPNEGEALVRGRIGSLLEVGTGFHPDLTGRENVYLAGTILGMRHREVRSLFDEIVAFAEMESFIDMQVKRYSSGMYLRLAFSVAAHLSTELLLVDEALAVGDVAFQRKCMGKMGQIAGQGRTVLFVSHSVSAMRNLCTRGLLLDHGRVVLDGDIESVVQAYLAGGANPAAGTVEWVNDGNSFDDPFFKPLRLRAYSEDSSADSGVFTYDTEMTIEIEAQIREESDALLVGVTAYTPEGVVLFRSSQRDCVELAETRLRSGIHTLRVRLPRYLLNEGDYRIELFACIHSQREILMPGRGNPSIPLSIEGGVGKTPYWIQRRPGFFAPELKWEVGDSAEGVEHGT, from the coding sequence ATGACCAGACCCATCATGGAAGTGCGTGGTCTAGGGAAAAGCTATGTGGTGCCCGCCCCAGGTCAGAAGTGGTCCAGCGATTTCTCCGAAACGGTGGTGGAACTCGCCAGGAGCGCGATCTCCGGGAGGTTGTTCCGTCCCCGGCGCATGGAGAAGTTCTGGGCGTTGAAGGATGTGACGTTTTCCGTCAATCCGGGCGAAGTCCTGGCGCTCGCAGGGCACAACGGGGCGGGGAAAAGCACGCTGCTGAAAGTGCTTTCCCGCATCACCTCGCCGAACGAGGGCGAGGCGCTGGTGCGCGGACGGATCGGATCCCTGCTGGAGGTGGGCACCGGCTTCCACCCGGACCTCACCGGTCGGGAGAACGTCTACCTGGCCGGAACCATCTTGGGCATGCGCCATCGCGAAGTGCGGTCGCTGTTCGACGAGATCGTCGCCTTCGCCGAGATGGAATCGTTCATCGATATGCAGGTGAAGCGCTACTCCAGCGGGATGTATCTCCGGTTGGCATTTTCCGTCGCCGCTCATCTCAGCACGGAGCTGCTTTTGGTGGATGAAGCCCTGGCGGTTGGCGACGTGGCCTTTCAACGCAAGTGCATGGGCAAGATGGGACAGATCGCCGGCCAGGGTCGCACGGTGTTGTTCGTCAGCCACAGCGTCTCGGCGATGCGCAACCTCTGTACCCGGGGACTTTTGCTGGACCACGGTCGAGTGGTGCTCGACGGCGATATCGAATCGGTCGTGCAAGCCTACTTGGCTGGCGGTGCCAATCCCGCAGCAGGCACGGTGGAGTGGGTCAACGACGGCAATTCTTTCGACGACCCGTTCTTCAAGCCGCTCCGGCTTCGCGCCTATTCGGAAGATTCCTCCGCGGATTCCGGAGTGTTCACCTACGACACCGAAATGACCATCGAAATCGAGGCCCAGATCCGTGAAGAATCGGACGCCTTGTTGGTGGGTGTGACGGCCTACACCCCGGAAGGTGTGGTGTTGTTTCGCAGTTCGCAGAGGGATTGCGTCGAGTTGGCCGAAACCCGGTTACGCTCCGGAATCCACACTCTCAGGGTGCGATTGCCACGGTACCTCCTCAATGAGGGAGATTACCGGATCGAACTTTTTGCGTGCATCCACTCCCAGCGCGAGATCTTGATGCCTGGTCGCGGCAACCCGAGCATTCCGCTTTCCATCGAAGGTGGCGTTGGAAAAACGCCCTACTGGATCCAGCGTCGGCCCGGTTTTTTCGCACCAGAGTTGAAGTGGGAAGTTGGGGACTCAGCGGAAGGGGTGGAGCATGGGACTTGA
- a CDS encoding class I SAM-dependent methyltransferase, translated as MDSYQTESTQTCPICSATQIRSFSHQVLGKHEVAYFYCSNCGLLNTEQPYWLDEAYEEAIIEKDTGLVARNLANAKTLAWALPILGKGSGKLLDVAGGYGLLARLLRDRGFDCFTTDKFCKNLFAKEFEPREDFTADALFAFEVLEHIPDPLLFVSDLFTKFDCKTFIFSTQTFSETPPPPDWWYYVFECGQHISFYQPRTLKLMASKLGCRHYLLEPGLHLFTNETLCVKQRILLFNSLAKAGSKSIHKLRDS; from the coding sequence ATGGATAGCTACCAAACGGAATCCACACAGACTTGTCCGATCTGCAGCGCAACCCAGATCCGCTCATTTTCCCATCAAGTTTTAGGCAAGCATGAAGTCGCATACTTCTATTGCTCAAACTGCGGACTGTTGAACACGGAACAGCCTTATTGGCTAGATGAGGCCTACGAAGAAGCGATCATCGAGAAAGATACGGGACTGGTCGCCAGGAATCTCGCCAATGCCAAGACCCTTGCATGGGCGCTACCTATCCTTGGAAAAGGATCCGGCAAGCTTCTCGATGTCGCAGGTGGGTACGGACTACTCGCTCGACTCCTGCGTGACCGAGGCTTCGACTGCTTCACCACCGACAAATTCTGCAAAAATTTATTCGCGAAGGAATTCGAACCTCGCGAAGATTTCACCGCTGATGCATTGTTCGCTTTCGAGGTCCTCGAACACATCCCTGATCCGTTATTGTTTGTCAGCGACTTGTTTACCAAGTTCGACTGCAAGACCTTCATTTTCTCCACACAAACATTCTCGGAGACTCCGCCACCGCCTGATTGGTGGTATTACGTGTTCGAATGTGGCCAGCACATTTCATTTTACCAGCCTCGAACGCTAAAACTGATGGCCTCCAAATTAGGTTGCCGACATTACCTTCTCGAGCCCGGACTCCACCTGTTCACCAATGAAACTCTTTGCGTCAAACAAAGAATCCTACTTTTCAATTCGCTCGCAAAAGCAGGATCAAAATCGATTCATAAGCTAAGAGATTCGTAA
- a CDS encoding glycosyltransferase — protein sequence MSRSDSDPVVVGFAPKVSALVSVYNAGRFIRRCLEDLVGQTLFQAGKMEIVVVDSASPDGEAAEIARFQALYPEAIRSIRTTQREGLYAAWNRAARMARGQYLTSANADDRHRPDALERLAMALDRDPAVDLVYSDSLVTYKENETFQQHTRAGIHLRPDWSPAIMGHGCHMGPQPMWRRSVHDRIGEFDESYRSAGDYEFWCRMAASGMKMLRLPEFLGLYQENPAGICNSDPGLGARETERVKNAYLGKFPPVDRDWSDNRVRPMSDPSFFVHLAIHLTSAAGDLEELFGGILHLTTLPHRITVFQDNVSAEAGLKLASLDRMGVVHRLVVLESPSKTWSLAAEGWKSEPDAACLVLMDGSLVPSRRNWLQNLVMPAGRLRRTRLELCRRSVVDFSDFPEYRKHDARRTERIVCLVEPSSATGHRREVLSDRHSLGGLPSRAIPSRLGEIPHLPGRLGAIETEYVHIVMITYNRLEFTQKSIEGLHATATLPYVLTVVDNGSSDGSREWLESQRREGKISRLVLLDDNVGVAKAANLGWALEPGAKYFVKLDNDMVLTKPGWLEEMASILDACDDIGMIAANVEPRSFPECHQCGVRFRVKRGTLGGACVMIPRRVHDRLGFWSELYGKYGEEDFDYGFRSMLCGYRNVYLADEETAFHLPAGKAAEIAVESFVALDGQEEKLHRDYRQMKDAIRAENHRTGIVSKRLLDYWSGKVDLWSDSTFAKDHRAAHGWMAPRSPDAVSADPSVLDGLKSRVFEQEPLPRARFWKRLLARRL from the coding sequence TTGAGTCGTTCGGATTCGGATCCTGTGGTGGTGGGCTTCGCACCGAAAGTCAGCGCACTCGTCTCCGTGTACAACGCGGGTCGTTTCATCCGGCGATGCCTCGAGGATCTTGTCGGCCAGACGCTGTTCCAGGCCGGAAAGATGGAGATCGTCGTGGTCGACTCCGCCTCGCCCGACGGGGAGGCCGCGGAGATCGCCCGCTTCCAGGCCCTTTATCCAGAGGCCATCCGTTCGATCCGTACCACGCAGCGGGAAGGGTTGTACGCGGCATGGAACCGTGCGGCCCGCATGGCGCGTGGACAGTATTTGACAAGCGCGAACGCGGACGACCGCCACCGCCCCGACGCTTTGGAGAGGTTGGCCATGGCGCTGGACCGGGATCCGGCCGTCGACCTGGTGTATTCGGACAGCCTGGTGACCTACAAGGAGAACGAAACCTTCCAACAGCACACGCGAGCCGGGATCCACCTGCGACCCGACTGGTCGCCGGCGATCATGGGGCATGGTTGCCACATGGGGCCCCAGCCGATGTGGAGGCGATCCGTCCACGACCGCATCGGGGAGTTCGATGAATCGTACAGATCCGCAGGGGACTACGAGTTCTGGTGCAGGATGGCGGCAAGCGGGATGAAGATGCTCCGTCTTCCGGAATTCCTCGGGCTCTACCAGGAGAATCCGGCCGGCATCTGCAATTCCGATCCCGGCCTCGGCGCCCGCGAGACCGAGCGCGTGAAGAACGCGTACCTGGGGAAATTCCCACCGGTGGATCGCGATTGGTCCGACAACAGGGTTCGGCCCATGTCCGATCCGTCGTTTTTTGTCCACCTCGCCATCCATCTCACCAGCGCGGCCGGGGACCTGGAGGAATTGTTCGGCGGAATCCTCCATCTGACCACCCTGCCGCACAGGATCACCGTGTTCCAGGACAATGTTTCCGCCGAAGCCGGGCTGAAGTTGGCATCGTTGGATCGCATGGGAGTGGTCCATCGGCTGGTGGTCCTGGAATCTCCCTCGAAAACGTGGAGTCTCGCAGCGGAAGGCTGGAAGTCCGAACCCGATGCGGCGTGCCTGGTCTTGATGGATGGAAGCCTGGTGCCCTCCCGTCGCAACTGGCTGCAGAACCTGGTGATGCCGGCTGGTCGTCTTCGCAGGACCCGATTGGAACTGTGCCGCCGCAGCGTCGTGGATTTCTCGGATTTCCCCGAGTACCGCAAGCACGACGCCAGGAGGACGGAAAGGATCGTTTGCCTGGTGGAGCCTTCTTCGGCCACGGGACATCGTCGGGAGGTCCTTTCGGACCGCCACAGTCTCGGCGGTCTGCCGTCCCGTGCGATTCCTTCGAGGCTTGGCGAGATTCCGCACCTTCCGGGCCGCCTTGGCGCGATCGAGACGGAATATGTCCACATCGTCATGATCACCTACAACCGACTGGAATTCACGCAGAAATCGATCGAAGGCCTCCATGCCACGGCGACGCTTCCCTACGTGCTCACGGTCGTGGACAACGGGTCCAGCGATGGCTCGCGCGAGTGGCTCGAATCGCAGCGGCGGGAAGGGAAGATCAGTCGTTTGGTGTTGCTGGACGACAACGTCGGCGTGGCCAAGGCTGCCAATCTCGGTTGGGCACTCGAACCGGGTGCGAAGTACTTCGTGAAGCTGGACAACGACATGGTTTTGACCAAGCCGGGTTGGCTCGAGGAGATGGCCTCCATCCTGGATGCTTGCGATGACATCGGAATGATCGCGGCGAATGTCGAACCCCGCAGCTTTCCGGAGTGCCACCAGTGCGGCGTCCGTTTCCGGGTCAAGCGGGGGACTCTCGGAGGGGCTTGCGTGATGATTCCTCGACGGGTCCACGATCGGTTGGGATTCTGGAGCGAGCTCTACGGAAAGTACGGGGAAGAGGACTTCGACTACGGATTTCGATCGATGCTTTGCGGCTATCGGAACGTGTATTTGGCGGACGAAGAAACCGCATTTCACCTTCCGGCGGGAAAAGCGGCGGAAATCGCGGTGGAATCGTTCGTCGCTCTCGATGGACAGGAGGAGAAGCTTCATCGCGACTACAGGCAGATGAAGGACGCGATCAGAGCGGAAAACCATCGGACCGGCATCGTGAGCAAACGCCTCCTGGATTACTGGTCGGGAAAGGTCGATTTGTGGTCCGACTCCACTTTCGCCAAGGATCATCGGGCCGCCCACGGGTGGATGGCTCCTCGAAGCCCGGATGCGGTCTCGGCCGATCCGTCCGTTCTCGATGGACTCAAAAGCCGGGTCTTCGAACAGGAGCCTCTGCCGAGAGCCCGGTTCTGGAAGAGGCTCCTGGCCAGGCGGTTGTAG
- a CDS encoding glycosyltransferase family 2 protein: MPDQNGPSVSIVIPVYGRGDLLLRCLESIFQTCGVGDAEIVVVDDASPDPATRAILDELARDQRLRVVRQTVNGGFATACNRGFELATGELVVLLNSDTEVQAGWMQPLVESFSEGDVAVAGGLLVYPGTSQVIQHAGIGFHGTGEGIRAFHYGQFWRLAQAPWARERRYLPAVTGACLAVRRKAIEDPTLLDVRFRNGYEDVDLCLRLGEAGWKIRYCGDSLVVHLESVSSIRFASERENARLFRSRWKGLGGRYGSDSSAWEAKDRKARRAYLLDPSPWNAAAVAKLAGRTGNEDEIRQWRELSRGSLLPWKRISAERRKRLHGILGFDDLEIRSC; the protein is encoded by the coding sequence ATGCCTGATCAGAATGGCCCATCGGTTTCGATCGTCATTCCGGTCTACGGGAGAGGAGATCTCCTGCTGCGTTGTTTGGAGTCGATCTTCCAGACATGCGGTGTCGGCGATGCGGAAATCGTCGTTGTCGACGACGCTTCGCCGGATCCGGCCACCCGTGCGATCCTGGATGAACTGGCCCGCGACCAACGTCTGCGCGTGGTCCGCCAGACGGTCAACGGAGGATTCGCGACCGCATGCAACCGGGGATTCGAACTGGCTACCGGCGAATTGGTCGTGCTTCTCAACAGCGACACGGAAGTTCAAGCGGGATGGATGCAGCCATTGGTCGAATCCTTTTCGGAAGGCGATGTCGCGGTGGCTGGTGGACTCCTGGTCTACCCGGGGACTTCCCAGGTCATCCAGCACGCGGGGATTGGTTTTCATGGAACGGGCGAAGGGATTCGGGCCTTCCACTACGGCCAATTCTGGCGGCTGGCCCAAGCGCCGTGGGCGAGGGAACGCAGGTACCTCCCAGCCGTGACGGGAGCCTGCTTGGCGGTCCGGCGCAAGGCCATCGAAGATCCAACCCTTCTCGATGTCCGATTCCGAAACGGTTACGAAGATGTCGATCTTTGTCTTCGACTCGGCGAAGCCGGGTGGAAGATCCGCTATTGCGGGGATTCGCTGGTGGTGCATCTGGAATCCGTGTCCAGCATCCGTTTCGCCAGCGAACGGGAAAACGCACGCCTGTTTCGGTCGCGTTGGAAAGGGCTCGGAGGCCGATACGGTTCCGATTCGTCCGCCTGGGAAGCCAAGGATCGGAAGGCGCGCCGGGCTTATCTTCTCGATCCAAGCCCTTGGAACGCCGCGGCGGTGGCGAAGCTCGCGGGCCGAACGGGAAATGAAGACGAAATCCGTCAATGGCGGGAACTTTCCAGGGGAAGTCTCCTGCCGTGGAAAAGGATCTCGGCGGAAAGAAGGAAACGACTGCACGGGATTCTTGGGTTCGATGATCTCGAGATCAGGTCCTGTTGA